Sequence from the Pseudomonas sp. LS.1a genome:
CAGTGGCTGCTGGAAGTGACGGATGTACAGGTCGTTCACCTCTTCCACCAGGCGGTGCGCCAGGTAGGCCTCATCCAGCAGGCAGTCCAGGCCCACATGCCCTTGCATCACGCTGGGTGGCTGCAGGAAGTAGGCTTCGGCAATTTTCAGTACAGGTTTGATCTGCGATTCGATTCCGGCCTCGCGGGCAACCGCGTGGGCGGCCTCCAGCAGTTCCGGAACCTGGTCGATGTAGGCGCTGACGAAGCGCGCCAAAGTACCCTGGGCGTCCTGCTCAGGCAGTTGGATCGAGGGGTGCAGGTGGGGCAGTTGCAGCTCGAGACGCGTTTTCAGTTGGCCGGTCTGGCCTTCGTGTTGATGGGCTTGGCTTACCTGCTCGCGTACAGCAGCGATGTTCATGACAACTCCAGGGACATTACGTTTCAAACGGAAGACACTAAATTAGCTCGGTATACAGAATACCTAAGACGCATTTGTTATAAGTCGCGCAAACGTGTGCATGCTCAGGCATATCGAAACGCCATTATTGTGCCATGCCGTGTCAAGCGCGCGGTTTTCAGGCTATTCAGCCATTTCATCGAGTTCATTTCACGGGCTTCGTTGCGTGCCGTTGGTCGCTGTCTATACTCCCGGTGAACGTGATTCGTTGATGAGGCCCGACTGCTTTTAGCAGGGGCTCGGTCGTCGAAGCCAGGCAGTCTTGACCACCGTTCCCTCTTGCCGCAGGCCACGCCTCCGGGACTACAAGAACGAGAAGGGGAACCCGCAATGATGCGACATCCACATGTCTGGATGGGCCTCCTGTTGTGGTCGGTTTTTGGTCAGGCCAACGCCGCCTGGACCGTGAACATGCACCCGGGGGCGACGGAAGTCTCCAACGCCGTCTTCGACCTGCACATGACCATCTTCTGGATCTGCGTGATCATCGGTATCGTGGTGTTCGGTGCGATGTTCTGGTCGATGGTCATCCACCGCCGCTCCACCGGCCAGCAGGCTGCGCATTTTCACGAGCACACCTGGGTGGAAATCCTCTGGACCGTGGTCCCCTTCCTGATCCTGGTGGCCATGGCCATCCCGGCCACCAGGACCCTGATCGACATCTACGATGCCAGCGAGTCGGACATCGATATCCAGGTTACCGGCTACCAGTGGAAGTGGCACTACAAATACCTGGGCCAGGACGTGGAGTTCTTCAGCAACCTGGCCACCCCCACCGAACAGATCCATAACAAGGCACCCAAGGACGAGCACTACCTGCTCGAAGTCGACCAGCCGCTGGTGCTGCCGGTGGGCGCCAAGGTGCGCTTCCTGGTGACCGCTGCCGACGTCATCCACTCCTGGTGGGTGCCGGCCTTTGCGGTCAAGCGTGATGCCATCCCCGGCTTCGTCAACGAAGCCTGGACCCGTATCGAGAAGCCCGGCATCTACCGCGGCCAGTGCACCGAGCTGTGCGGCAAGGACCACGGCTTCATGCCGGTGGTGGTCGAGGTCAAGTCCAAGGCCGACTACGACACCTGGCTGGGCGAGCGCAAGGCTGAAGCTGCCAAGCTCAAGGAGCTGACCAGCAAGGAATGGACCCTGGAAGAACTGGTGGAACGTGGTGACAAGGTCTACCACTCCACCTGCGTGGCCTGTCACCAGGCCGAAGGCCAGGGCCTGCCGCCAATGTTCCCGGCGCTCAAGGGCTCGAAGATCGCCACCGGGCCGAAGGAAGCCCACCTGGGCATCGTCTTCCACGGCAAGCCCGGCACCGCCATGGCCGCGTTCGGCAAGCAGCTCTCGGAAGTCGATATCGCCGCCGTGGTCACCTACGAGCGCAACGCCTGGGGCAACAACAAGGGTGACATGGTCACGCCGAAGGACGTGCTGGCGCTGAAGCAGGCAGAAGCGCAATGAACCGGGTTACTCGCGGCAATCAATGGATTGCAGGAGACAGGACATGAGTGCAGTGATCGACGACCACGCCCACGGCCATGAGCATGCACACGGCCCGGCCAAGGGCCTGATGCGCTGGGTGCTGACCACCAACCACAAGGACATCGGCACGATGTACCTGTGGTTCAGCTTCCTGATGTTCCTGCTCGGTGGCTCGTTCGCCATGGTGATCCGCGCCGAGCTGTTCCAGCCCGGCCTGCAAATCGTCCAGCCGGAGTTCTTCAACCAGATGACCACCATGCACGGCCTGATCATGGTGTTCGGTGCGGTGATGCCGGCCTTCGTCGGCCTGGCCAACTGGATGATCCCGCTGATGATCGGTGCGCCCGACATGGCCCTGCCGCGGATGAACAACTTCAGCTTCTGGCTGCTGCCGGCGGCTTTCCTGCTGCTGGTCTCGACCCTGTTCAGCCCGGGCGGCGGGCCCAACTTCGGCTGGACCTTCTACGCCCCGCTGTCCACCACCTATGCGCCGGCCAGCGTCACCTTCTTCATCTTTGCCATCCACCTGATGGGCATCAGCTCGATCATGGGCGCGATCAACGTGATTGCCACCATCCTCAACCTGCGTGCCCCGGGCATGACCCTGATGAAGATGCCGCTGTTCGTCTGG
This genomic interval carries:
- the coxB gene encoding cytochrome c oxidase subunit II, yielding MMRHPHVWMGLLLWSVFGQANAAWTVNMHPGATEVSNAVFDLHMTIFWICVIIGIVVFGAMFWSMVIHRRSTGQQAAHFHEHTWVEILWTVVPFLILVAMAIPATRTLIDIYDASESDIDIQVTGYQWKWHYKYLGQDVEFFSNLATPTEQIHNKAPKDEHYLLEVDQPLVLPVGAKVRFLVTAADVIHSWWVPAFAVKRDAIPGFVNEAWTRIEKPGIYRGQCTELCGKDHGFMPVVVEVKSKADYDTWLGERKAEAAKLKELTSKEWTLEELVERGDKVYHSTCVACHQAEGQGLPPMFPALKGSKIATGPKEAHLGIVFHGKPGTAMAAFGKQLSEVDIAAVVTYERNAWGNNKGDMVTPKDVLALKQAEAQ